The proteins below come from a single Mucilaginibacter mali genomic window:
- a CDS encoding ABC transporter ATP-binding protein, with the protein MKSLKFDRVTFGYDKRKLLFNDTVFEINADTVAKGHIVALMGASGTGKSTLFKLVLGTEKPLSGKISFQGENDVIAYLPQEPVLFEHLSPARNALYFQNTARYGKHFNQQLFDELVVSLGMGEVLAGAGSVSDLSGGQRQRLSLLRALSINPSLLLLDEPTNGLDAEIKMNFLSKLREITDQYGLLVIYISHHKLEAETIADEVLFLHSEADTTLENQVYQGSILDFIQSPPLLDALKVFQYPHPNILLLEKNGPLLTPVRTGGAGANYYIGLKDEHIRISDEGWAYEMVSGNPVHNVIRLSESGQLLTLSTKLFENTMSNKIMIYGSFNAYDLNGKLIRTIQIKHNTEDERYA; encoded by the coding sequence ATGAAATCACTTAAGTTTGACCGGGTGACTTTCGGCTATGATAAACGAAAGTTGTTATTTAACGATACCGTTTTTGAAATAAACGCCGATACAGTTGCCAAGGGACATATCGTGGCTTTAATGGGTGCCAGCGGTACCGGTAAATCCACGTTGTTTAAACTAGTCCTGGGTACCGAAAAACCACTATCCGGTAAGATCAGTTTCCAGGGCGAAAATGATGTGATCGCATACCTCCCCCAGGAGCCCGTCCTTTTTGAGCACCTGTCCCCGGCGCGCAATGCTTTGTACTTCCAAAACACTGCACGCTATGGCAAACATTTTAACCAACAGTTGTTTGACGAGCTCGTCGTATCGCTCGGTATGGGTGAAGTCCTCGCTGGTGCGGGTTCTGTCAGCGATCTCAGCGGCGGGCAGCGGCAGCGCCTTTCTTTATTACGTGCACTGTCCATTAACCCGTCATTGCTGCTTTTGGATGAACCTACCAACGGTTTGGATGCAGAGATCAAGATGAATTTTTTAAGCAAACTTCGGGAAATAACGGATCAGTATGGCCTGCTCGTTATCTACATCAGTCACCACAAGCTGGAAGCAGAAACTATTGCCGACGAAGTACTTTTTCTACACAGTGAAGCAGATACTACCTTGGAGAACCAGGTTTACCAAGGCAGCATACTTGATTTTATACAATCACCGCCGCTGTTGGATGCCCTTAAAGTTTTTCAGTATCCCCATCCCAATATTTTGCTGCTGGAAAAAAATGGCCCTCTGCTTACACCGGTGCGCACTGGGGGTGCAGGCGCCAATTACTATATAGGCTTGAAGGATGAACATATCCGCATTTCGGATGAAGGCTGGGCTTATGAGATGGTTTCCGGCAATCCGGTACATAATGTGATCCGATTATCGGAAAGCGGCCAGTTACTTACCCTAAGCACTAAACTTTTTGAAAATACAATGTCCAATAAAATAATGATCTATGGCAGTTTTAATGCCTATGATCTTAATGGAAAATTAATAAGAACAATTCAAATAAAGCACAATACGGAAGATGAACGATATGCGTGA
- a CDS encoding S-adenosylmethionine decarboxylase: protein MNDMRENDIAVPAYEQRSTQFMNTEFYVDPRVYVPNAETELMMAFVLEHIEKNDLGQGTFVDVGTGCGCNAITVAKRFPGSRIIATDISPEALEVARYNAERYGITNITFVQTDLVAGVNEVPDLLFGNLPWGDDDHLLQTNTKEGLALMPDIAVFAPDGIVGAYVRLAEQILQKNWTTTLIAETGMLGIDILEENLSNAYTWKRVQLDSQLFDYSVTVFKFEETKKGQLVHHHLIYQATVNRPDLNVESGETLIRFLKDIVEEIGVKILIAPQVAFSHQKAWTGIVGIITSHISFHYWTVESYLQLDVYSCKPYDVEHIVAYLNKYWKASGSKSIFLEREVDRDFMIKYI from the coding sequence ATGAACGATATGCGTGAGAACGATATAGCCGTGCCGGCCTACGAGCAACGGAGTACCCAATTTATGAATACAGAATTTTATGTTGACCCGAGGGTATATGTACCGAACGCGGAGACCGAATTAATGATGGCTTTTGTCCTGGAGCATATTGAAAAAAACGATCTGGGGCAGGGCACCTTTGTAGACGTCGGCACCGGCTGTGGCTGCAATGCCATTACGGTTGCTAAACGATTCCCCGGGTCCAGGATCATCGCAACAGATATATCCCCGGAAGCACTGGAAGTAGCCCGGTATAACGCCGAAAGGTATGGCATTACCAATATTACTTTTGTACAAACTGATTTGGTTGCAGGTGTTAACGAAGTACCCGACCTCCTATTTGGGAACCTGCCCTGGGGCGATGACGACCATTTATTGCAGACCAATACTAAAGAAGGTTTGGCGCTGATGCCCGACATTGCCGTCTTTGCCCCTGATGGTATTGTAGGGGCTTATGTAAGGCTCGCCGAGCAGATCCTTCAGAAGAACTGGACAACGACTTTGATCGCGGAAACCGGGATGCTTGGTATCGATATTTTAGAAGAGAACCTTTCCAATGCCTATACCTGGAAGCGGGTGCAACTCGATAGTCAGTTATTTGATTATTCTGTTACCGTATTCAAGTTCGAGGAAACAAAAAAAGGGCAGTTGGTACATCACCATTTGATCTACCAGGCGACCGTCAACCGGCCTGACCTGAACGTTGAATCAGGCGAAACCCTGATCCGTTTCCTGAAAGATATAGTAGAAGAAATTGGCGTTAAGATACTGATTGCGCCGCAGGTGGCCTTTAGCCACCAGAAAGCCTGGACCGGTATCGTAGGTATTATTACGTCCCATATTTCATTTCATTACTGGACAGTGGAAAGCTACCTGCAGCTCGATGTGTACAGTTGTAAGCCTTATGATGTAGAACATATTGTTGCATATCTCAACAAGTATTGGAAAGCCAGCGGTTCGAAGAGTATCTTTTTGGAAAGGGAGGTAGACCGGGACTTTATGATTAAGTATATTTGA
- a CDS encoding DNA-binding transcriptional response regulator produces MKPKPILIIDDKLSEVTEEIADPLKRLGYQVELIENPETGLKVASHRYLAIFIDFRFSDEHTINGADVCYRINDVYPLLPLVLLTAYGKDHIDDFLNAPWNSYCEKGKLALRPSLQDAYVNECLVKAINHAANIVKFDINQERANTIQAYKDLLSKLNQFFVDDPKAALYDNAYIAKVINAGTRSNLVEKFQIKESGNITKRSLLVRHILVDNEAEWEEARKHFSPLKALIEYYSI; encoded by the coding sequence ATGAAACCTAAACCAATCCTAATTATTGACGACAAACTTTCTGAAGTTACAGAGGAAATCGCTGACCCTCTTAAGCGACTCGGCTATCAGGTTGAACTAATAGAAAACCCTGAGACCGGCCTTAAAGTCGCCAGTCACCGCTATTTGGCCATTTTTATTGATTTCCGGTTTAGTGACGAACATACGATTAACGGCGCAGATGTATGTTATCGCATCAACGATGTTTATCCATTGTTACCCCTTGTACTATTAACAGCCTATGGAAAAGACCATATTGATGATTTTTTAAATGCTCCATGGAATTCGTATTGTGAAAAAGGTAAGTTGGCCTTGCGTCCAAGTCTTCAGGATGCATATGTTAATGAGTGTTTAGTAAAAGCGATCAACCACGCTGCCAATATTGTAAAATTTGATATAAACCAGGAAAGGGCGAATACTATTCAAGCCTATAAAGACCTGTTATCGAAGTTAAATCAGTTTTTCGTTGATGATCCAAAGGCAGCCCTTTACGACAATGCATATATTGCCAAGGTCATTAATGCTGGTACAAGGTCAAACCTTGTCGAAAAGTTCCAGATTAAAGAAAGCGGCAATATCACCAAAAGAAGTTTACTGGTCAGACACATTTTGGTTGACAACGAAGCGGAATGGGAAGAAGCAAGAAAACATTTCTCTCCTCTTAAAGCGTTGATAGAATATTATAGTATCTGA
- a CDS encoding DUF1281 family ferredoxin-like fold protein, with the protein MANYCSNSVLFLGDAATVAEIKEVFANIEREQQRTHRYHLPNFVSGDKGHMLDICFNEDWINYESRWQPNLDLLVAFAERYEVDFISRFDEMTNGMYGEAIYQNNELKTIYRLAWAEVDLQDDTELAAMREEQQLLLEKHARQGYNR; encoded by the coding sequence ATGGCCAATTATTGTTCCAACAGCGTGCTTTTCCTGGGCGATGCGGCCACTGTAGCTGAAATAAAAGAAGTTTTCGCCAATATTGAAAGGGAGCAGCAGCGGACGCACCGATATCACCTACCTAATTTTGTCTCCGGCGACAAGGGCCACATGCTGGATATTTGCTTTAATGAAGATTGGATCAATTATGAGAGCCGCTGGCAACCGAACCTTGACCTGCTGGTAGCTTTCGCCGAACGTTACGAGGTCGATTTTATTAGCCGCTTCGATGAAATGACCAACGGCATGTACGGAGAAGCCATCTACCAAAATAATGAACTGAAAACAATTTATCGCCTGGCCTGGGCAGAAGTAGATCTGCAGGACGACACCGAGTTAGCTGCCATGCGCGAGGAACAACAATTATTGCTGGAAAAACATGCCCGACAGGGTTACAACCGGTAG
- a CDS encoding DUF1281 family ferredoxin-like fold protein: protein MPNWCANSVVFFAAEDRLGMIRDLFTDIQQKQEVDGRYHLPDFAVSEGFMRDIVLEPGCITFTTRSSPNISLLAEIADHYDAAFVNRYMEIGDGLYGEARYDFYMLTITDLDQEELRAAICYDPQKRDYPYGEQVFEYEGDLLDHILDQKIAQKSDTDIYQRLR from the coding sequence ATGCCTAACTGGTGCGCTAACAGCGTGGTGTTCTTCGCGGCGGAGGACAGGCTGGGGATGATCCGAGATCTGTTTACGGATATCCAGCAGAAACAGGAGGTGGATGGCCGTTACCATCTGCCGGACTTTGCCGTCAGCGAGGGCTTTATGCGGGACATAGTATTGGAACCCGGCTGCATTACTTTTACCACCCGCTCATCACCCAATATCAGTTTACTGGCCGAGATCGCCGATCATTATGATGCGGCTTTTGTTAATCGTTATATGGAAATAGGCGACGGGCTGTATGGCGAAGCACGTTATGACTTTTATATGCTAACCATCACCGACCTTGACCAGGAAGAACTGCGCGCGGCCATTTGCTACGACCCGCAAAAGAGAGACTATCCCTATGGTGAGCAAGTCTTCGAATATGAAGGCGACCTGCTGGATCATATCCTTGATCAGAAAATAGCGCAAAAAAGCGACACGGACATTTACCAGCGGCTGCGATAA
- a CDS encoding PH domain-containing protein, with translation MLCSLGFLLLAWRFLPGLVWISLLSAAFGLYRFWFIRCVCYTITPEIIRIRRGIFFKRTDQVELYRVKDYILTQPFLLQVCGLMNLTLKSTDPENPVIWLRGIPASDLVDTLRGYVQQARLNNKIYELN, from the coding sequence ATGCTGTGCAGTCTCGGCTTTCTGCTGCTGGCCTGGCGCTTCTTGCCGGGGTTGGTGTGGATCAGTTTATTGTCGGCAGCTTTCGGGCTGTACCGTTTTTGGTTTATCCGCTGCGTTTGTTATACCATCACGCCGGAGATCATCCGCATCAGGCGGGGAATCTTTTTTAAACGCACCGACCAGGTTGAGCTATATCGTGTGAAAGATTACATTTTAACGCAGCCGTTTTTATTACAGGTTTGCGGACTGATGAACCTGACGCTAAAAAGTACTGACCCGGAAAACCCGGTGATCTGGCTGCGCGGTATTCCGGCTTCAGACCTCGTAGACACCCTGCGCGGCTACGTACAACAGGCTAGGCTGAACAATAAAATTTATGAGCTCAATTAA
- a CDS encoding DUF4099 domain-containing protein: MIRQQFKREELPMEQLQKLGLADWNVLHIDDDDLSALLAGRRTDMLRLENLEQQGLHIPALDAKLSLRRNENGSVELLAHPIYKFAEGPEYLTDAEIESLEKGEAVNVVKTISDGEGDKREVLVEFDKDTNEFITVDTGKIFPPDEINGIPLTQQQKKNYRKGKEVETEDGTIIQYSAKDKQAIRADRLALIASVLIDGGVSYVLFKGLNALFNKPQHKEPGRNFHQAMEKLSEAEAKQAAPDFKPENDTDEEISETISR; the protein is encoded by the coding sequence ATGATCAGACAACAATTTAAAAGAGAGGAACTCCCGATGGAGCAACTTCAAAAATTAGGGCTGGCGGATTGGAACGTCCTGCATATCGATGATGACGACCTTTCGGCTTTGCTGGCCGGACGGCGAACCGATATGCTGCGCCTCGAAAACCTGGAACAGCAGGGTTTGCATATCCCGGCATTGGATGCGAAGCTATCGCTTCGCCGCAATGAAAATGGCAGTGTGGAACTCTTAGCGCACCCGATCTATAAATTTGCCGAAGGCCCGGAATACCTGACCGATGCCGAAATTGAAAGCCTGGAAAAAGGCGAAGCCGTGAATGTGGTAAAAACCATTAGCGACGGCGAAGGCGATAAACGCGAAGTCCTGGTCGAATTTGATAAGGACACCAATGAGTTTATTACCGTCGATACTGGGAAGATTTTTCCACCTGATGAAATCAATGGCATCCCGCTGACACAGCAGCAAAAGAAAAACTACCGCAAAGGAAAAGAAGTCGAAACCGAAGACGGCACAATTATACAGTATTCCGCCAAAGACAAGCAGGCGATACGTGCCGACCGCTTGGCCCTGATCGCTTCGGTACTGATAGACGGCGGTGTTTCTTATGTATTGTTCAAAGGGCTGAATGCGCTGTTTAATAAGCCGCAGCACAAGGAACCCGGCAGGAACTTTCATCAAGCGATGGAGAAGCTTTCCGAAGCGGAAGCGAAACAGGCTGCACCTGACTTTAAGCCGGAAAACGATACAGACGAGGAAATTTCCGAAACGATCAGCCGCTGA